Proteins encoded together in one Ammospiza caudacuta isolate bAmmCau1 chromosome 27, bAmmCau1.pri, whole genome shotgun sequence window:
- the LOC131568681 gene encoding feather keratin 1-like, which yields MSCYPRCQPCQPCGPTPLGSSCNEPCVRQCQDSTVFIQPSPVVVTLPGPILSSFPQNTAVGSSSSAAVGSILSSQGVPISSGGFGLSGLGSGLCGTRSLPC from the coding sequence ATGTCCTGCTATCCgcggtgccagccctgccagccctgtgggccCACCccgctgggcagcagctgcaatgaGCCCtgtgtcaggcagtgccaggactCCACCGTGTTCATCCAGCCCTCGCCCGTGgtggtgaccctgcctgggcccatcctcagctccttcccccagaacaCCGCCGTGGgatcctccagctctgctgctgttggcagcaTCCTCAGCTCTCAGGGAGtgcccatcagctctgggggcttTGGCCTCTCTGGCCTGGGCAGTGGCCTCTGTGGCACCAGGAGCCTCCCCTGCTGA
- the LOC131568679 gene encoding feather keratin 1-like has protein sequence MSCYPRCQPCQPCGPTPLGSSCNEPCVRQCQDSTVFIQPSPVVVTLPGPILSSFPQNTAVGSSSSAAVGSILSSQGVPISSGGFGLSGLGSGICGLPC, from the coding sequence ATGTCCTGCTACCCgcggtgccagccctgccagccctgtgggccCACCccgctgggcagcagctgcaatgaGCCCtgtgtcaggcagtgccaggactCCACCGTGTTCATCCAGCCCTCGCCCGTGGTGGTGACCCTGCCTGGacccatcctcagctccttcccccagaacaCCGCCGTGGgatcctccagctctgctgctgttggcagcaTCCTCAGCTCTCAGGGAGtgcccatcagctctgggggcttTGGCCTCTCTGGCCTGGGCAGTGGCATCTGTGGCCTCccctgctga
- the LOC131568680 gene encoding feather keratin 1-like translates to MSCYPRCQPCQPCGPTPLGSSCNEPCVRQCQDSTVFIQPSPVVVTLPGPILSSFPQNTAVGSSSSAAVGSILSSQGVPISSGGFGLSGLGSGLCGRRSFPC, encoded by the coding sequence ATGTCCTGCTACCCgcggtgccagccctgccagccctgtgggccCACCccgctgggcagcagctgcaatgaGCCCtgtgtcaggcagtgccaggactCCACCGTGTTCATCCAGCCCTCGCCCGTGgtggtgaccctgcctgggcccatcctcagctccttcccccagaacaCCGCCGTGGgatcctccagctctgctgctgttggcagcaTCCTCAGCTCTCAGGGAGtgcccatcagctctgggggcttTGGCCTCTCTGGCCTGGGCAGTGGCCTCTGTGGCAGGAGGTCTTTCccctgctga
- the LOC131568466 gene encoding feather keratin 1-like: MSVGLGQCRSSIKAGPSPHSLIHSSHLHLLQYKVHLQPLAMSCYPRCQPCQPCGPTPLGSSCNEPCVRQCQDSTVFIQPSPVVVTLPGPILSSFPQNTAVGSSSSAAVGNILSSQGVPISSGGFGLSGLGSGICGRRSFPC, encoded by the exons ATGTCTGTGGGCctggggcagtgcaggagcagtATAAAAGCAGGTCCTTCTCCTCACTCTCTCATCCATTCCTCTCACCTCCATCTCCTTCAATACAAG GTGCACCTGCAGCCCCTAGCCATGTCCTGCTACCCgcggtgccagccctgccagccctgtgggccCACCccgctgggcagcagctgcaatgaGCCCtgtgtcaggcagtgccaggactCCACCGTGTTCATCCAGCCCTCGCCCGTGgtggtgaccctgcctgggcccatcctcagctccttcccccagaacaCCGCCGTGGgatcctccagctctgctgctgttggcaaCATCCTCAGCTCTCAGGGAGtgcccatcagctctgggggcttTGGCCTCTCTGGCCTGGGCAGTGGCATCTGTGGCAGGAGGTCCTTCccctgctga
- the LOC131568692 gene encoding feather keratin 1-like → MSLLENYCPHAVTVGLGQDRSTIKGVPSPHCHIHSSPAHSLLGNKVRLQPQAMSCYPRCQPCQPCGPTPLGSSCNEPCVRQCQDSTVFIQPSPVVVTLPGPILSSFPQNTAVGSSSSAAVGSILSSQGVPISSGGFGLSGLGSGLCGRRSFPC, encoded by the exons ATGAGTCTGTTGGAAAATTACTGCCCTCATGCAGTGACTGTGGGcctggggcaggacaggagcACTATAAAAGGAGTTCCATCTCCTCACTGTCACATCCACTCCTCTCCTGCACACAGTCTCCTTGGGAACAAG GTGCGCCTGCAGCCCCAAGCCATGTCCTGCTACCCgcggtgccagccctgccagccctgtgggccCACCccgctgggcagcagctgcaatgaGCCCtgtgtcaggcagtgccaggactCCACCGTGTTCATCCAGCCCTCGCCCGTGgtggtgaccctgcctgggcccatcctcagctccttcccccagaacaCCGCCGTGGgatcctccagctctgctgctgttggcagcaTCCTCAGCTCTCAGGGAGtgcccatcagctctgggggcttTGGCCTCTCTGGCCTGGGCAGTGGCCTCTGTGGCAGGAGGTCCTTCccctgctga